Proteins from one Embleya scabrispora genomic window:
- a CDS encoding DUF397 domain-containing protein: protein MILEPELSCAAWRKSSYSAPQGQECVEVAPGFAGVPVRDSKDPSIGWLTVAPASWSALLSTLRTG, encoded by the coding sequence ATGATCCTTGAGCCCGAACTCAGCTGTGCGGCGTGGCGTAAGTCGAGCTACAGCGCTCCTCAAGGGCAGGAGTGTGTAGAGGTTGCCCCCGGCTTCGCCGGCGTCCCGGTTCGCGACTCGAAGGACCCGAGCATCGGTTGGCTGACCGTCGCCCCGGCGTCCTGGTCGGCGCTGCTGTCGACGCTGCGTACGGGCTGA